In the Chromobacterium sp. ATCC 53434 genome, GCTGGCCGACCGCGTGCCGGTGCACGGCGAGCCGCTGGGCCCGCGCGACTTCTTCTGGCGCGCCACCGAGCCGGCCACGCTGCTCTGGGCCGAGGCGCTGGACGGCGGCGACTGGCAGAACACCGTGCCGGCTCGCGACAAGGTGATGATGCAGAAGGCCCCGTTCACCGCGGCGCCGGTCGAGATCCTGCGCACCGCGCAGCGCTTCGCCGGCCTGGACTGGAGCGAGCGCGCCGATACCGCGCTGCTCAGCGAGGTCGATCTGAACAAGCACTGGCGCCAGACCCGCATCGTCAACATCGACGATGCCAAGCAACCGGCCAAGCTGCTGTGGGACCTGTCCTTCGACAATAAATACGCCGATCCGGGCAGCCCGGTGCACCGCACGCTGGCCAGCGGCGAACGAGTGATCCAGCTGGACGGCGACGCCATCTACCTGGCCGGCGGCGGCGCCTCGCCGCAAGGCAACCGTCCCTTCCTCGACAAGCTGGACCTGAAGACGCTGCAAAGCCAGCGGCTGTTCCGCAGCGACAAATCGGCCTACGAGCGCTTCATCGGCCTGTCCGGCGGCAACGGCGGCTTCCTGACCTGGCGCCAGACGCCGACCGAAGCGCCGAACGCCTTCCTGCGCACGCTGGGCCAGCCGGTCGCCGCCGGCCAGGGCGAGGCGGCGTTCTCGTCGACGCAGACGGCCGTCACCCGCATCGTCGATCCGACGCCGGAGCTGCGCCAGATCAAGAAGCGGCTGGTGAAATACAAGCGCGCCGACGGCCTGGACCTGTCGTTCACGCTGTACACGCCGCCGGGCTACCAGGAGGGCACGCGCGTGCCGGCCATCCTCAACGCCTATCCGCTGGACTACGCCGACGCCGCCAGCGCCGGCCAGGTCAGCGGCTCGCAGCAGACCTTCACCCGCCTCTACCAGTACAAATACCTGCTGCTGGCCGGCTACGCCGTCATCGACCAGGCGTCGTTCCCGGTGGTCGGCGACCCGAAGGCCGCCTACGACACCTATCTGGACCAGCTGAAGATGGACGCCGAGGCGGCCGTCGGCGAGGCGGTGAAGCTGGGCGTCGTCGATCCGGACCGCGTCGCCGTCACCGGCCACAGCCACGGCGCGCTGATGACGGCCAATCTGCTGGCCCACACCGACCTGTTCCGCGCCGGCGCGGCCACCAGCGGCTCGTACAACAAGACGCTGACGCCGTTCGGCTTCCAGAGCGAGCGCCGCTCGGTGTGGGAAGCGCCCGACGTCTACCGCAAGGTGTCCACCTTCTTCTACGCCGACAAGCTGAAGACGCCGATTTTGATCGTGCACGGCAGCGACGACGCCAATCCCGGCACCACGCCGCTGCAGGCCAGCAAGTTCTACGAGGCGATACGCGGCAACGGCGGCACCGCCCGCCTGGTGATGCTGCCGCACGAGCCGCACTGGTACGCCGCGCGCGAATCGAACGAGCAGCTGGTCTACGAAATGCTGAGCTGGTTCGACAAATACGTGAAGAACGCGCCGCCGCGCGCGGTGAAGACCGCGCAAAGCCAGCCGGCGCCGGCCCAGCCCTGATCGCCGCTTCCGCCCGATCGAACGCCCCGCCTCGCGGGGCGTTTTCTTGAACTCAGGCCGGCACGCTGATGCCGCGCCGGACATGCTGCAGATGGGCGACGATGGTGAAGCTCATCAGCGCCAGCAGCGACCAGGAGCTCCACTTGCCGACATGCACGGCCGACCAGGCGCCCAGCTGGTTCGGATAGCGCCACACGCCGTACAGGGTGCCGAGGTTTTCCGCCAGCCAGATGAAGAAGCCTATCAGCACGAAGCCCAGCAGCAGCGGCATCCGGCGCTCGCGGTCCAGAGGCTGGAAGATCACGGTGGCGCGCGCGTACAGGCCCAGCGCGCAGGCGGCGAGATACCAGCGGTAGTCGCCGATGTAATGGTGGGTGAAGAAATTGGCGTAGATCAGCGCGGCCATCGCCGCCGCCATCCAGTAAGGCGGGTGGTGCTCCACCCTCAGCCTCAGCAGCCGCCAGGCCTGGACGATGTAGCTGCCGACCGCCGCGTACATGAAACCGGAAAACAGCGGCACGCCGAACAGCTTGCTGTAGGCGAAATCCGGATAGGACCAGGACTGGATGCCGCCGGAGGTCTTGAACGCCTCCAGCGCGAATCCAAGCAGATGGAACAAGGTGATCGCCTTCAGTTCGTCCAGATTCTCCAGCCCGGTCCACAGCATCCAGCCCTGGATGGCCAGCGCGATCAGCAGCAACAGGTCGTAGCGCGGCACGCCGAACAGCCCGCCGCGCGGCGTCAGGAACACCGCGGCGAAGAACAGGCCGGCGAACAGGCAGGCGCGCGCTTCCTTCAGGCCGAAAAACCAGAACTCGCGGACGAAACGCCGCCAGCCGCTCCGTCCGCCGTCGCCGCGCGACATCAAATACGCGTCCAGGTCCCGCAAACGGCGGCGCCCCGCCTCTCCGACAAGCATGAAAACCACCTCTCATTGAACGGCCGGCGGCCGTGCCGCCATTCTCGGGACTCCTCCGGGCCTTGGCAACATCGACGCTAGCGCTGCCTCGCCGCCTTGTTGCGCGCCTTCCATTCCCGCCGTTGCTGCTGCCGCTGCAACGGCGTCCGCTCATGTCGCTCCATCTCGCGCCGCAGCTTGTGGTAGTTGCGCAGCCGGTCGCCATCGACGCCGGCCCTGACCGCGCAACCCGGCTCCTCGCGATGGCCGCAGTCGCGGAACTGGTAATGGCCTGCCAGCGCTTCGATATCGGCGAAGCTGCCGGCCAGCGCGCCGGCGTCCGGCGGCGCCTGCAGCGTGCGCACGCCCGGCGTGTCTATGATGCAGGCGCCGTCCGGGCATGGCAGCAGCGTGCGCGCCGTCGTGGTGTGGCGGCCGCGGCTGTCGTCGCCCCTGACCGCGCCGACCGCCTGCGCGTCGACGCCCAACAGCGTGTTGCTCAGCGTGGACTTGCCGGCGCCGGACGAGCCGAGCAGCACCAGCGTCTGCCCCGCGCCCAACCAGGGCCTCAACGCGTCGCGGCAGGCCGGATCGGTGCCGTTCAGCAACAGTATCGGCGGCAGCGGCCGCAGACGTTGTTCCAGCTCGGCCAGCCTGGCCTCGGCGTCCGGGCACAGATCGGCCTTGCTCAGCACCACCACCGGCGCGACGCCGGCCGCCGCGGCCAGGCCCAGGTAGCGCTCCAGCCGCCGCGGGCTGTAATCGCCGTCCAGCCCCATCACCAGCAAGGCGGTGTCGACATTGCTGGCGTAGGTCTGGCGCGCCCCCTCGTCGTTGACGCGGACCAGCTGGTTGAACGGCTCCAGGCGTTCAAGCAGACGCCATGGCTCATGCTCCCGCGACTGGCACAGCGCCCAGTCGCCCACCGCCAGTTCGGCATGGACATCGGGCAAGGCGCTGGCCTGCTGCTCATGCTCGCCGTCATGCACCCACGCGCGGTCGCGCTGCACGCGGCACACGCGCGCTAGCCGCAGATCGTCTTCGCCGGCCAGCGCCAGCGCCTGTTGCAGCAATACCGGCGTCAGGCCGATGGCGGCCAGACGAGGAAAATCGAAATTCAGCATCAAAGCTCCCGCGAACGCTCGCAAGCCGACGCCGCCGGGCGAAGCCGGACAGGACAAGCATTCGGAAATGAATAGGGGAAACGCGCCTGATGGACAGGCTCAGTCACCGCGCGGATGCGGTGGGAGGGACATGCCGGGGAACGGTCGCCGAGCGGCGCCGCTTATTGCACGAAAACTGTCAGAAAATAATACGACCGGGGCAACGGTTCAGCCGGCACGCCCTTCGAATGAAATATCTCGGCTCATTGGATTCTCCTTTGCGCTGACGGGAAGATTTTCAGATTATGCTGATTGAAAATCTCGCGCGCAAGCGGAATCATCTCGATGCGCCGTCCGGGCTTGGGAAAAAAATCTGTCGGTTCTATAGATAGTAAACACGCTCGGAGAAGCGCGCATGCCGGCGCCCCGCCGTCCACCTGGAGAGTGAAACGATGAAAACCCTGCCGCTATTGATCGCCGCCGCCATCGGCGCCGCCGCCCTGACCGCCTGCGCCAGTCCGGAGGAGATCCGCGCGATGGATCAACGGACCTGCACCGGCTACGGCTTCCAGCCGGGCACCGACAACTACGCCAACTGCATGATGAAGCAGTCCGACAAGCGCGACCAGGAAAGCCGCGACGCGCGCGCGCGGATGGCGCAACCGGCTCAGCCGGCGCCTAACGCGCCGTCCACCACCGTCATCGTCATCCCCACCGACGGCAAGCCCAAGCTGCCGGACTGCCGGATGCAGGATCCCGGCGTGACGCTGAATATGGACGGCATGTGGGCGGGACCGAACTGTACTCCGGCCCACTGACGCCTCCCCCCTTCGCGACAGGCCGGCGCGATGCCGGCCTGTTTCATGGCAGCAGCCTGCCCGCCGGCCGCGCCCAGAACGCCGCGTCCAGCGCGTAGTCTCCTTCCCGCGGCGGCTGTCCCGGATTGGCCAGCAGCAAATGCAGCCTGGGCGCCGCCCCCGCCGGCAGCGCCATCTGCCAGCCGGCCAGCGTGTGCTCGCGGCCGTCGCGCCACAGGCTGTCGTCCGGGCCGTCGTGGCGGTCCCGGCTCAGTTGCTGGAATTCGGCAAGCGTGTGCGCCGGATGCTGATCAAGCAGCCAGCCGATGCGGGCGAGCCGCGCCCGGCTGCTGGCGCCGATTTTCTGCTCGCCGTCCAGCAGCGAGGTGTCGGCGTAATGATTGGTATGCGCCAAGACGCCGTTTTGCTGGCGCGTCAGCCGATAGCGCCCGTGCTGGCCGACCTCCACCTGCATCAGGCCGCCGGCGTCGGCCAGCAGCAGAAACACCGGACGCGCCTGCGGGAACAGCTGGTCGGCGGCGGCGGCCACCTGGTCCAGCGAGCCGTAATCGCGCAACAGCCGCGTCATCACGCCGTGGCGATCGCCATCGGCCTGCCGCAACGCGCGCGGCAGGCTGCTGGCCTCGGCGCTGACCACCGCCAGCTCCTTCTCGTTGACGCCGGCCTTGATGCCCGGCTCGCGGCCATTGTCGGCGTACAGGCCCAGATAGGCGTAGCCGCGCGCCGGGCGGCGCAGGCTCAGCGACTGGACGTGGTCGGGCTTCCAGTCGCGATTCTTGGCCAGCAGCGTGCCGTCCGAACTGGCTGCCCCGGCCGCGCCCCACAGCGTGCAGGCATGGGCCGGAGAAAAAGCCAGCGCGCCGGCGACGCCGGCCACAGCCAACCATGAATAGCGCACGGTCTTCCCCTACTGAGTCGAGAGATGAAACAAATTCTCTCATGCCGCCGGAAACGACGAGCATCCCGCTTGCAAACAAATGTGGGGACGACGCGCTCGGCGGCGTCAGGCCGATAGCGACGAAAACCGGTACTCCAGCACTTCGTCGCCATAGCCGTCCACTTCGCCGGTGGAGGTCCAGCCCAAATGGCGATAGAAGCCGTGGGAGCGCACCGCCGGATCGCTGTTGCAGCCGAGGAACAGACGCGTGTGACCTTGGTCTTGCAGAAGCTGCATGACCCGCGCCAGCAAGGTCTTTCCGACGCCGGCCCCTTCGAACGCCGGCAACAGCGCCAGCACCACGATCTCGCCGCTTTGCGCGTCGCCGAAGCAATAGCCGGCGATGCGGCCGTCGGCCTCCGCCACCACGCCGGGCAGCGCGCCGTCGGCCACGCCCTGCGCCCAGCTCTCCCGCGTGATGCCCAACGCGTTCAGCGTGGCCTCGGCGATGGCGTTCTCGCGGGTCTGGCCGCGGATGACGATGCAGGTCGCCACGTCGTCGGGACGGGCGTGGCGATAGCGGATGATGCGCATGTGTTTTTCTCTTTAAAGAACGATGGATGTCCAAATCGGACCCGGCAAGGCTTGAAATGGTTCGCGCCCAGGCAATCCGGCCGCGCAAAGAAAAACCCGCGGGAACCGGCAGGTTCGCGCGGGCGGTTTCCGGCCGAGGCGGCCAGTATAAGGGCATTGAAATTCAAAATGGATTTCCGCGCCCGCTATCCCGCCGCCGCCGCCGCTTTGTCCCTCACCTCGTACCCCCGCTCCCCCAAGGCCTTCACCCACTCGACGATGGCGATCTCCACCAGGGCCGGCTGGCCGGCGAAGCCGAACTCGATGTGCATCTCCGGAATCGCCTCATTGCCGAAATTGGGCAGGCTGGACAGCCTCAGGGCCGGGTAACGGGCTGTGAAGTCCTGCATCAGGCCGATCAGATCGCCTTCGCGGGCCCGGATCGCGATGCAGGCTTTCTCGATGTCGGGACTGTCGTTGAACAGTTGCCGGTAACACGTGTCCAGCACCCACTCCGCCATCGGCCAAGCCATGCTGGGAAAACCAGGCAGGAAATGGACGTGGCCGTGGAAAAAGCCGGCGATCTGGTTGACCGGATTCGGGATGATGGCGGCGCCTTGCGGGAAGTGGCCCATCTGAATCCGGTGCGGGTAGGCGTCGGCGCCGAAGCGCGCCTCTATCAGCGCGCAGGCGTCCGGGTGCGGCGCCAGCGGCAGGCCCAGCGCGGCGGCGGCGCAGGCGCGGGTGTGGTCGTCCGGCGTCGCGCCTATGCCGCCGAAGCTGAACACCAGATCGTCGCCGGCGAAGGCGCGGCGCAAGGCGGCCTCGATGCGGGCCGGATCGTCGCCGAGATACTCGGCCCAGGCCAGCTTCATCCCGCGCGCGGCCAGGATGCGGATCAGCGTCTGCATATGCTTGTCCTGGCGTTTGCCGGACAACAACTCGTCGCCGATGATCAGCGCGCCTACCTGCATGGTCCTACTCCCTGTCCTCGTCCAGCATGCGCCGGCAGACGGCATAACAATCGTCGATATGGCTGTTGCCGACATAGCGCATCGCGGCGAAGCCCATCGCGGCGTTGACCGCCCAGCCCAGAACCGGCACCAGCTTCAAAGCCTGCTTGCCGGCCCAGCGTCCGGCGGTGCGCCGGACCAGGGTGGTCAGCAGCGCGCGGGTGATCTCCATCCCCAGCAGCGCGCTGCCGGCGCGGCGGATCAGCTGATACAGCATCTGCTTGCGCGCCGCGTCGTAGCGGTCCATCTGTTCCGGCGCCACGCCGAAACGCTGGTTGATCGCCGGAATCAGCTGCAGCAGGATGGCCACGTCGGCGGCGACGTCGACGCCGGGCGCCGGCAAGGCCGACGCGCCGGCCGACAGCGCCGCCCGGCCATTGACCATGGCCCGGCACTGGTCGCGGACGGCGTCGAGCTCGGCCAGGCTGGCGGGCAGCATCTCAGTGCGCCTCGCCCACTTGCGGGCCGGTCAGCGCGTCCTTCGGCATCGCCAGCTGCCGCACCACCGCCTGGGCGGCGGCGAAGTCCGGCGTGGCGATCTGCCGCTGCCAATCGGCGGCGGCGCTCTTGGCGGCCATCCGCTCCAGCCGCTCGGCCAGTTTGGGCTGAGCCGGCGGGACCAGCGCCGCCAGCATCGTGTCGGCCTCCTCCGGCTGGTTGCAGACCAGCACCATGTCGCAGCCGGCGGCCAAGGCCGCGTCGGCTCGCTGCACATAAGTGCCGGCGCCGGCCGCGCCGGCCATGTCCAGCGCGTCGGAGAAGATCACGCCGTCGAAATCCAGCTTGCCGCGCAGAATGTCGGTCAGCCAGACCTTGGAGAAACCGGCCGGCTGGCCATCCACCGCCGGGTACAACACGTGGGCCGGCATCACCGCGCCCATGCCGGCCTCGGCCAGGCGGGCGAACGGCACCAGATCGTCGCGCTCGATCTGGGCCAGGCTGCGGTCGTCCTGCGGCATCAGGTGGTGGCTATCGCCCTCCACGTAGCCGTGGCCGGGGTAGTGCTTGCCGCAGCTCATCATGCCGCCGCGTCCCAGGCCTTGTTGCAAGGCTTCGGCCAGTTCCGCCACCGCTTCCGGATCGCGGTGGAAGGCGCGGTTGCCGATGACGGCGCAACGCTCCCAATCCAGATCCAACACCGGGGTGAACGACAAATCGATGCCGCAGGCGGACAACTCGGCCGCCAGCACATAGCCTACGGTCTCCGCCAGCGTCAACGCCTGATCGCGGTCGGCGTCCCAGGCCTCGCCCAGCACATTCATCGGCGGCAGGCGGGTGAAGCCGTCGAGGAAGCGCTGCACGCGGCCGCCCTCGTGATCGACGGCGATCAACAGATGCGGCGCACGCAAGGCGCGTATCTCGGCGGTCAGCGCGCGCAGCTGTTCGATATTCTGGAAGTTGCGGCGGAACAGAATGATGCCGCCGACCAGCGGATGCGACAGCCTGGCGCGTTCCTGCTCGCTGAGCGTCAGGCCGGCGATGTCGACCATCACCGGACCGCGCGGGAGGTTCAAAGTCGTTTGAGTCATGGTTTCGTCCTCGACCATGGCGGGGCGGGCGTAGCCGACCCGGATATTGCACAGACAATGGCGGAGCGCCGACCGTTCCCGCGCCTGTCGCGCGGACGGGGGCGGCCCGCCCTACGATTCAAGCACGACGAAGGCCAGCGCGTGGCCGCGCTCGTCGCTGATGGACAGATGCATGCGCGTGACGCCGCGCGCGGCGGCGAAGGCGGCCAGCTCGTCGGACAGGACCAGCAGCGGCTTGCCGAGCGCGTCGTGGGCCACGCCTATCGCCGTCAGCAAGGCCGGCGCCACCACGCCGGTGCCCAAGGCCTTGGCGAAGGCCTCCTTGACGGCGAAGCGCTTGGCGAGGAAGCGCGCCGGCTCGCCATGGGCCTCGAATTCGACCAGCTCCGACGGCGTCAGGATGCGGCGGCCGGCCTTGGCGCCCCAGCGCTGGACCAGCTCGTCCATTCGGGCGATCTCGACCAGATCGGTGCCTATGCCGTGGATCATGCAGCCCTCCTCAGCCACCATCCCCTGCCCAGCCACAATGCCGCGCAGGGCAGCCAGACATAGAGAAACTCGGTATCGACCACGCGCCAGCCCTTGGGACCGAACCAGCGTTTCAGACCGAGCGGCGCGCCTTCTATCGGCTTCCAATCGCTCAGATAGCGATGATCCGACCAGGGCATGAACAAGGCCGGACCGAAGCTGGCGTCGCAGATCATGTCCAGCGCCGCGTGCGAGGCCACAGACAGGAACAGCAGCACGGTCGCCATCGCGGCGCTCAGACCCGCTCTTCGCCAGATGGGGCGAGCGAGCCAGGCCAGCAGCGCCGCCAACAGGGCTGCGGCGGCCAGCGAATGGGAAAAGCCCCGGTGTCCCCACGGGCTGGCATAGGGAATGCCCAGCTTGAAGGTGACCACGTCCAGGTCCGGCAGCATCGCCGCCGCGCCGCACAACGCCAGCCACGGCAGCACGCCGGGTTCGGACAATGGTTTGCGGCAGGCGAGGCCGACCAGCGTCGCGCCGGCCAGCGCGTGGGTGACGATGGTGGGCATCAGCGGGCGCGCGCGCTTTCCATCAAGGCCTTCATCTCGCGCACCGCCTGCGGGAAGCCGACGAACAGCGCGTGGGCGACGATGGCGTGGCCGATGTTCAATTCGGCGATCTGCGGGATCGCGGCGATCGGCTTGACGTTGTGGTAGTTCAGGCCGTGGCCGGCGTTGACCACCATGCCCAGGCCGGCGCCGAACTCGGCGGCCTCGCGGATGCGGGCGAGCTCGGCCTCGCGCTCACTGGCGTGCGGCGCGTCGGCATAGGCGCCGGTATGCAGCTCGATCACGCGCGCGCCGGCGTCGAAGGCCCTCTGGATCTGCTCGCGGTCCGGGTCGATGAAGATGGACACGCGAATGCCGGCTTCGGCCAGCTTGCCGGTGTAGTGCTTGACGTCGGCGTAGTGTCCGCGCACGTCCAGACCGCCCTCGGTGGTGACCTCCTCGCGCTTCTCCGGCACCAGGCAGACGTCTTCCGGCGCCACTTCCAGCGCGTGCGCCAGCATTTCCGGCGTCATCGCCATTTCCAGATTCATCCGGGTCTTCAACACCGGGCGCATCGCCTTGACGTCGGCGTCCTGGATGTGGCGGCGGTCTTCGCGCAGATGCAGCGTGATCAGGTCGGCGCCGCTGGATTCGGCCACCAGCGCGGCCTCGACCGGGCTGGGGTAGCGGGTGCCGCGCGCCTGGCGCAGCGTGGCGACGTGATCGATGTTTACGCCCAACAGAATCATTTTCTTCTCCATTGTTTTAATCCGACAACGATTGGATGGCCTGCAACAGTTCGCGCGAAGCCAGCGGCGTGTCGCCCAGCAGCGCGGCCAGCCACACCCGGCTCAGCTGGCGGGCCTGGCCGCGCACCGCCGGATCGCTGTAATCGTCGGCGTCCAGCGCCAGCAAGGCCGCGCCGGACAGCCGCGCCGCGCCGCCGGACGGCGCCAGCTCCGGATATTCGTCCCGCTCCGGCAGCGCCGCGTTGCGGCACAGATAATGCCGCTCGGCGACCACGGCCTCGCCATGGTTGTCGCGCGCCAGCGACGGCGCGTAGCCCAGCACCTGCGCCAGCCGGATCTCGTAGCGGCGCAATACCGGCGCCAGCGGCGGCCGTCTGGCCAGGTCGCGCACCGCCGCGTCGTAAACGGCAAAAGCCCGCGGTTCGGGATCGTCCCGCGCCGTGAGCTTCAGCATCAATTCATTCAGATAAAAACCGCATACCAGCGGCAAGCCAAACAGCGGCCTGACCCCGCCTTCCCAGTCGGCGCCGTGCAGCGTGCGCAACTCGTTCTTGCCGAACCACGACAACGTCAGCGGCTGAAACGGCAACAGCACGCCGCGCAGGTCCGAACGCGGCCGCCGCGCGCCGCGCGCCACCAGGCTGAAACGGCCGTGGTCGCGGGTCAGCACCTCCAGCAGCAGGCTGGTCTCGCGGTAGGGCTGGGTATGCAGAATGTAGGCCGGCTGCTTGTCCACCCGTCCCGGCTGGCTCATGCGCCGACGCTCCCGGGCAGGCTGCGGCGGACTTCGAAGCCGAACTCGCCGGCGCCGCGCCCCAGCCGTTGCTGCACCAGCTGCTCGACGCGACCACGCCAGGCGGCGATGGCGTCCACGCTATCCCAGTAGGTCAGCTGCGCCACCGCGTCGCCGCCCAGACAGCCCGGCTGCGCGGAGGCGAGACGCAGCGCGCAGATGGCCAGGCCGCCCAGCGCCGGCGTCTCGGCCGATAGCCGCACCGCCCAGCACGGCTGGGCCGGCGCCGTCTCCAGCGGCCTCATCAATCCAGACCGAACTCGCGCAGGAAGCGGACGTCGTCGGCCCAGCCGGACTTCACTTTCACCCACACCTGAAGGAAGACCTTGCCGTCGAACAGTTTTTCCATGTCCAGGCGCGCCTCGGTGGAAATTTTCTTCAGCTTCTCGCCGGCCTTGCCGATGACGATGGGCTTCTGATGTTCCTTGTCCACCAGCACCGCGATGTGGATGCGGCGCAGCGCGCCGTCCATCTCGAACATCTCCACTTCGACGTTCATCTCGTACGGCAGCTCTTCGCCCAGGTAGCGGAACAGCTTTTCGCGGACGATTTCGGCGGACAGGAAGCGCTCGTTCTTGTCGGTGATCATGTCCTCGGGGTACAAGGGCATGGACTCCGGCAGATGCGGGCGGACCTGATCCAACAGCTCGGCCAGGCGCTGGCCGTGCTTGGCGCTGACCACCTCTACGCCGGCGAACGCGAACTCGGCCGTCACCTCGTCGATGAAAGCCTGCAAGGTCAGCTTGTCCTTGGCCTTGTCCAACTTGTTCACCACCAGGATGACCGGGGTCTTCTTCGGCAGCAGCGCCATCACCTCGCGGTCGGCGGCGGTGAAGCGCATCGCCTCCAGCAGGAACAGCACGCAATCGACACTGCCCAGCGAGTCCTTGACGCTCTTGTTCAGCGCCTCGTTCAGCGCGCCCTTGTGGTAAGTCTGGAAACCCGGCGTGTCGACGAAGACGAACTGCGCCGCATCCTCGGTATGAATGCCGGTGACGCGGTGGCGGGTAGTCTGCGATTTCTTCGAGGTGATGCTGATCTTCTGGCCGATCAGGTGGTTCATCAACGTGGACTTGCCCACATTGGGACGGCCGACGATGGCGACGAAGCCGCAATGGAATAGAGTATCGGTCATGATTTTTTCTTGATTGCTGCGAGTTTCTGTTCCAGCAGGACGATGGCCGCTTCGGCGGCCTGCTGTTCGGCGGCGCGACGGCTGCCGCCGTCGCCGGTGGCGATCAGGGCCATCTCGCCCAGATCGCACTCCACCTTGAACCACTGTTCGTGGGCTT is a window encoding:
- the rsgA gene encoding ribosome small subunit-dependent GTPase A; protein product: MLNFDFPRLAAIGLTPVLLQQALALAGEDDLRLARVCRVQRDRAWVHDGEHEQQASALPDVHAELAVGDWALCQSREHEPWRLLERLEPFNQLVRVNDEGARQTYASNVDTALLVMGLDGDYSPRRLERYLGLAAAAGVAPVVVLSKADLCPDAEARLAELEQRLRPLPPILLLNGTDPACRDALRPWLGAGQTLVLLGSSGAGKSTLSNTLLGVDAQAVGAVRGDDSRGRHTTTARTLLPCPDGACIIDTPGVRTLQAPPDAGALAGSFADIEALAGHYQFRDCGHREEPGCAVRAGVDGDRLRNYHKLRREMERHERTPLQRQQQRREWKARNKAARQR
- a CDS encoding carcinine hydrolase/isopenicillin-N N-acyltransferase family protein, whose translation is MRYSWLAVAGVAGALAFSPAHACTLWGAAGAASSDGTLLAKNRDWKPDHVQSLSLRRPARGYAYLGLYADNGREPGIKAGVNEKELAVVSAEASSLPRALRQADGDRHGVMTRLLRDYGSLDQVAAAADQLFPQARPVFLLLADAGGLMQVEVGQHGRYRLTRQQNGVLAHTNHYADTSLLDGEQKIGASSRARLARIGWLLDQHPAHTLAEFQQLSRDRHDGPDDSLWRDGREHTLAGWQMALPAGAAPRLHLLLANPGQPPREGDYALDAAFWARPAGRLLP
- a CDS encoding DUF817 domain-containing protein, yielding MSRGDGGRSGWRRFVREFWFFGLKEARACLFAGLFFAAVFLTPRGGLFGVPRYDLLLLIALAIQGWMLWTGLENLDELKAITLFHLLGFALEAFKTSGGIQSWSYPDFAYSKLFGVPLFSGFMYAAVGSYIVQAWRLLRLRVEHHPPYWMAAAMAALIYANFFTHHYIGDYRWYLAACALGLYARATVIFQPLDRERRMPLLLGFVLIGFFIWLAENLGTLYGVWRYPNQLGAWSAVHVGKWSSWSLLALMSFTIVAHLQHVRRGISVPA
- a CDS encoding S9 family peptidase, which encodes MSTSRILAGQVLAALAACALPVSPAQAAGYQQPPANILKAMRAPALPGPSVSPTRDRMLLVAWQEYPSIARVAAPFLRLAGTRVEPANRSKHDTPGGYGIAPCAESFKLVSIPDGRETAIALPAGACPDAPIWSADGKRFAFANTTADAVELWVGDAASGKIRKVPGIRLNPMLNDELQWMPDQKTLLVKAVPAKLGPPPAKQGGPDGPNVQEADGEKGQSSTYETRDTLSSPHDEALFDYYAASQLTLVDAASGKTTPLGQPALYDGVGPAPDGKHILVSSVRKPYSYVTTYERFPHQVEVWDVARPGRVGVHTVASLPLADRVPVHGEPLGPRDFFWRATEPATLLWAEALDGGDWQNTVPARDKVMMQKAPFTAAPVEILRTAQRFAGLDWSERADTALLSEVDLNKHWRQTRIVNIDDAKQPAKLLWDLSFDNKYADPGSPVHRTLASGERVIQLDGDAIYLAGGGASPQGNRPFLDKLDLKTLQSQRLFRSDKSAYERFIGLSGGNGGFLTWRQTPTEAPNAFLRTLGQPVAAGQGEAAFSSTQTAVTRIVDPTPELRQIKKRLVKYKRADGLDLSFTLYTPPGYQEGTRVPAILNAYPLDYADAASAGQVSGSQQTFTRLYQYKYLLLAGYAVIDQASFPVVGDPKAAYDTYLDQLKMDAEAAVGEAVKLGVVDPDRVAVTGHSHGALMTANLLAHTDLFRAGAATSGSYNKTLTPFGFQSERRSVWEAPDVYRKVSTFFYADKLKTPILIVHGSDDANPGTTPLQASKFYEAIRGNGGTARLVMLPHEPHWYAARESNEQLVYEMLSWFDKYVKNAPPRAVKTAQSQPAPAQP
- the nagZ gene encoding beta-N-acetylhexosaminidase, encoding MTQTTLNLPRGPVMVDIAGLTLSEQERARLSHPLVGGIILFRRNFQNIEQLRALTAEIRALRAPHLLIAVDHEGGRVQRFLDGFTRLPPMNVLGEAWDADRDQALTLAETVGYVLAAELSACGIDLSFTPVLDLDWERCAVIGNRAFHRDPEAVAELAEALQQGLGRGGMMSCGKHYPGHGYVEGDSHHLMPQDDRSLAQIERDDLVPFARLAEAGMGAVMPAHVLYPAVDGQPAGFSKVWLTDILRGKLDFDGVIFSDALDMAGAAGAGTYVQRADAALAAGCDMVLVCNQPEEADTMLAALVPPAQPKLAERLERMAAKSAAADWQRQIATPDFAAAQAVVRQLAMPKDALTGPQVGEAH
- a CDS encoding molybdopterin-binding protein, with the protein product MQVGALIIGDELLSGKRQDKHMQTLIRILAARGMKLAWAEYLGDDPARIEAALRRAFAGDDLVFSFGGIGATPDDHTRACAAAALGLPLAPHPDACALIEARFGADAYPHRIQMGHFPQGAAIIPNPVNQIAGFFHGHVHFLPGFPSMAWPMAEWVLDTCYRQLFNDSPDIEKACIAIRAREGDLIGLMQDFTARYPALRLSSLPNFGNEAIPEMHIEFGFAGQPALVEIAIVEWVKALGERGYEVRDKAAAAAG
- the pdxJ gene encoding pyridoxine 5'-phosphate synthase, producing MILLGVNIDHVATLRQARGTRYPSPVEAALVAESSGADLITLHLREDRRHIQDADVKAMRPVLKTRMNLEMAMTPEMLAHALEVAPEDVCLVPEKREEVTTEGGLDVRGHYADVKHYTGKLAEAGIRVSIFIDPDREQIQRAFDAGARVIELHTGAYADAPHASEREAELARIREAAEFGAGLGMVVNAGHGLNYHNVKPIAAIPQIAELNIGHAIVAHALFVGFPQAVREMKALMESARAR
- a CDS encoding metal-dependent hydrolase, yielding MPTIVTHALAGATLVGLACRKPLSEPGVLPWLALCGAAAMLPDLDVVTFKLGIPYASPWGHRGFSHSLAAAALLAALLAWLARPIWRRAGLSAAMATVLLFLSVASHAALDMICDASFGPALFMPWSDHRYLSDWKPIEGAPLGLKRWFGPKGWRVVDTEFLYVWLPCAALWLGRGWWLRRAA
- the acpS gene encoding holo-ACP synthase — its product is MIHGIGTDLVEIARMDELVQRWGAKAGRRILTPSELVEFEAHGEPARFLAKRFAVKEAFAKALGTGVVAPALLTAIGVAHDALGKPLLVLSDELAAFAAARGVTRMHLSISDERGHALAFVVLES
- a CDS encoding GNAT family N-acetyltransferase, with the protein product MRIIRYRHARPDDVATCIVIRGQTRENAIAEATLNALGITRESWAQGVADGALPGVVAEADGRIAGYCFGDAQSGEIVVLALLPAFEGAGVGKTLLARVMQLLQDQGHTRLFLGCNSDPAVRSHGFYRHLGWTSTGEVDGYGDEVLEYRFSSLSA